The proteins below are encoded in one region of Shewanella algae:
- a CDS encoding transporter substrate-binding domain-containing protein, with translation MIRLCLLSVLLLMPLAQAKLQANRSVTFSTSFSIAPFFTEDRHNGIQYQLLKQALQHRQLTLGDIAFTPPKRALRLLLAGQVDCLINAPPGLKGMHYTPSLLSYQNSIFLLADNQRIIEQVSDLAHMRLAAFQNASHYLGAEFAKMARLNPDYSEIANQSNQVAMLLGNRVEAIVLERRIFAYNYQKLAEKKDSLPPVREVSLFEEAPRFLACRDPEIAAEITAGIEWLYAQGVAERILAEPPQFDD, from the coding sequence GTGATCCGACTCTGTCTGTTATCTGTACTCTTGCTGATGCCTCTTGCCCAAGCCAAGTTGCAGGCCAATCGGTCAGTGACCTTTTCCACCAGTTTCTCCATCGCGCCTTTTTTTACCGAAGACCGCCACAACGGCATCCAATACCAGTTACTGAAACAGGCCTTGCAACACAGGCAACTCACCTTGGGAGATATCGCTTTTACGCCCCCCAAACGCGCCTTGCGGCTGTTGTTGGCCGGCCAGGTCGATTGCCTTATCAATGCGCCACCCGGACTCAAAGGGATGCACTACACCCCGAGCCTGCTCAGTTACCAAAACAGCATCTTTCTGCTCGCCGATAACCAGAGAATCATTGAGCAAGTATCCGATCTCGCCCATATGCGCCTGGCGGCCTTTCAAAATGCCAGCCATTACCTGGGAGCGGAATTTGCCAAGATGGCCCGCCTGAATCCGGATTACAGTGAAATTGCCAATCAGAGTAATCAGGTGGCTATGTTGCTGGGTAATAGAGTTGAGGCCATAGTGTTGGAAAGGCGAATTTTTGCCTATAACTATCAAAAACTTGCTGAGAAAAAGGACTCACTTCCTCCTGTAAGGGAAGTATCGCTGTTCGAAGAGGCCCCACGCTTTCTGGCTTGCCGGGATCCTGAGATAGCCGCCGAAATAACCGCCGGTATCGAGTGGCTTTATGCGCAGGGAGTTGCCGAGCGTATTCTGGCCGAACCACCACAGTTTGATGACTGA
- the aroG gene encoding 3-deoxy-7-phosphoheptulonate synthase AroG, with protein MYYQNDDVRINEVKELLPPIAILERFPATERASSTVFKARENIHRILQGQDDRLLVVIGPCSIHDPEAALEYGARLAKLRTAYQDQLEVVMRVYFEKPRTTVGWKGLINDPYMDNSFKLNDGLRSARKLLLELNDSQVPTAGEFLDMITPQYMADLMCWGAIGARTTESQVHRELASGLSCPVGFKNGTDGTIKVAIDAIGAASAPHHFLSVTKFGHSAIVSTKGNDDCHIILRGGREPNYSSAHVAQICSQLESAGLKPKVMIDFSHANSSKDFRRQMLVAEDVCGQIAAKQQAIFGVMVESHLVEGRQDLKPGQPLCYGQSITDACIGWDDTERLLSMLNDSVLKRRQG; from the coding sequence ATGTATTACCAGAATGATGATGTACGGATTAATGAAGTTAAAGAGTTACTGCCACCGATAGCCATTCTGGAACGATTTCCGGCAACCGAGCGCGCTTCCTCAACTGTCTTTAAGGCCAGGGAAAATATTCACAGAATTCTTCAGGGACAGGATGATCGCCTGCTGGTGGTGATAGGGCCATGCTCTATTCACGACCCTGAAGCGGCGTTGGAGTATGGTGCGCGTCTGGCCAAGCTCAGAACGGCCTATCAGGATCAACTGGAAGTGGTGATGCGGGTTTATTTTGAAAAACCCAGAACGACAGTGGGCTGGAAGGGGCTGATTAACGATCCCTACATGGATAACAGCTTCAAGCTCAACGACGGCCTGAGATCTGCCCGCAAACTACTGCTCGAATTGAATGACAGCCAGGTGCCAACCGCGGGTGAGTTTCTCGATATGATTACCCCGCAGTATATGGCCGACCTCATGTGTTGGGGCGCTATTGGAGCCCGTACCACAGAGTCCCAGGTTCATCGGGAGTTGGCATCGGGCCTCTCTTGCCCTGTGGGATTCAAAAACGGTACAGATGGCACCATCAAGGTGGCGATAGATGCCATTGGGGCCGCCAGTGCGCCACACCATTTCCTGTCTGTGACCAAGTTTGGCCATTCGGCGATTGTGTCAACCAAGGGGAATGATGACTGCCATATCATTCTGCGCGGTGGACGCGAGCCCAACTACAGCTCGGCCCATGTGGCCCAGATATGTTCTCAGCTTGAGAGTGCCGGCCTGAAACCCAAGGTGATGATTGATTTCAGCCATGCCAACTCCAGTAAGGACTTCCGGCGTCAGATGTTGGTAGCTGAAGATGTCTGCGGCCAGATTGCCGCCAAACAGCAGGCAATTTTTGGGGTGATGGTGGAGAGTCATCTGGTGGAAGGACGTCAGGATCTCAAACCCGGACAGCCTCTTTGTTATGGCCAGAGCATTACCGATGCCTGCATTGGTTGGGATGATACAGAGAGGCTGCTGTCAATGCTCAACGACAGCGTGCTTAAACGCCGTCAGGGTTGA